In Psychrobacter sp. P11G3, a single genomic region encodes these proteins:
- the dapD gene encoding 2,3,4,5-tetrahydropyridine-2,6-dicarboxylate N-succinyltransferase has protein sequence MSLQQTIEQAFENRNEYSPANMPQDVRDAINQVLEQLDNGSLRVAEKKDGEWVVNQWAKKAVLLSFRLNDNYVQAAGEHVQFYDKVPTKFANWTEAQFKEAGVRVVPPAVARRGSFIAAGAVLMPSYVNIGAYVDQGAMVDTWATVGSCAQIGKNVHLSGGVGIGGVLEPLQANPTIIEDNCFIGARSEIVEGVIVEEGAVISMGVYIGQSTRIYDRETGEIHRGRVPAGSVVVPGSLPSEDGTHSLYAAIIVKKVDAQTRAKTSVNELLRLA, from the coding sequence ATGTCATTACAACAAACCATCGAACAAGCATTTGAAAATCGCAACGAATACAGCCCAGCCAATATGCCACAAGACGTGCGTGATGCTATCAATCAAGTACTTGAGCAACTAGATAACGGTAGCCTGCGCGTAGCAGAAAAGAAAGATGGCGAATGGGTTGTCAATCAGTGGGCCAAAAAAGCCGTATTATTGTCTTTCCGTCTAAACGACAACTACGTCCAAGCTGCTGGCGAACACGTACAGTTCTATGACAAAGTACCAACTAAATTTGCTAACTGGACCGAAGCACAGTTTAAAGAAGCAGGCGTACGCGTTGTACCGCCAGCTGTCGCGCGTAGAGGTTCATTCATCGCAGCAGGCGCAGTATTGATGCCGTCATATGTCAACATCGGCGCATATGTCGATCAAGGCGCGATGGTTGATACATGGGCGACTGTTGGTTCATGTGCTCAAATCGGTAAAAACGTGCATCTGTCAGGCGGCGTTGGCATCGGCGGCGTATTAGAGCCATTGCAAGCCAACCCTACTATCATTGAAGACAACTGCTTCATCGGTGCACGCTCTGAAATCGTTGAAGGCGTTATCGTTGAAGAAGGCGCTGTCATCTCTATGGGTGTCTATATCGGTCAATCGACGCGCATCTATGATCGCGAAACTGGTGAGATTCATCGTGGCCGTGTACCAGCAGGTTCTGTTGTCGTACCAGGTAGCTTACCGTCAGAAGATGGCACGCACAGCTTGTACGCTGCTATCATCGTGAAGAAAGTTGACGCGCAAACTCGTGCAAAAACATCAGTAAACGAGCTATTACGCCTAGCCTAA